CTGTGGGCTCCCAGGAAGCCAGACTCCTCTCTGGGGGGATACTGCCCCCCAGCGGGAACCACAAATCCCTGGCTTACTCAGTCACTCCTGGGCCTCGCGGGACCATCCACAGCTGGGGAGAGTAGTTCAGATTGCCTGGAGTGGGGGGGTTTCAAAGGGAAAACGTGGGTGCTGAAGAGGAAGCCCTTAAATACCAGGCTAGGGAGTTTGGATGTTAACATGGGCAAGAGGGAACCACAGAACAGTGAGGTGAGCTCGGCCAGGAGGGCTTAATTGAGAGGTACAGGATGGATCAGCAGAGAGGGGAGTCAAAGGTGAGGTGAGGAAGACTGTGTCCTGGGCCTTgggccagagggagagagaagagagggtaaGGGAGAAGTCAAGTCAGGCTTCAGGCCGTTGTCCGCCGACTAACCCCCGAGTCTCCTGTTTCTTTCCAGTCTGGATAAGGAGGATATGGAGTTTCAGCCAgatctggaggaggaggaggaggaggaggagagtgcTCACACTGGCATCACTGgccatttcctagggctgcaaCCCCATGACCGCCAGCCCCCCAGGACAAACTCAAAGACCAAACTACTGTGGCCAAAGAAAGAAGTCCTCTCCCATGAGGGCCAGCCCAAGGACCTCGGGGGAGCCGGACAGGACACCAGTGATCAGGAAGACAGCAAGGCCTGGAAAGGGGAGGATGCCTTCCAGTCCGCTGTGCTGTGTGGGCGGTCAGGCTACCACAGTGCGCCACAGACACCCCCCAGCCACAGCCCTACGGTCTTCCCACCTGGACAGTCAGCAGCCTCAAGTCTTCGCAAAGTCTCAGGCATAGATGACACCGTCAAAGACCAAAGCCTTCAGCCTGCAACTCCCAGGTCCAAGAAGGGTTTTGAATTGCTCCCAGAGAGCGCTGGGGCCCCACCGGAGCACCCGGAAGTGAGTCACGTGAGGAGGAAAACTGTTGAGTTTAACCTAATGGACATGTCAGAGGCCCCTGAACATCTCAGAGAATCGCATTTGGGACAGTCGACAAGCAACATACACACTATACTCAAAGATCGTGGCGATCCCTATTGGGCCTTGGAAAACAGGTCTGTCCTCTACCCAAACCAGGGTCACTGAACCCCCCAGCCCACCAGGGGTGGTCCCCACCAGCTTCCCTTGCTCTGAAGCCCACCCTCCTTCCACAGTTTTCCCATGGTCCTATGGCTGCCAGGCCATGCCCAGCACTGGCTTGGGGCACGCACCCGGCCGCCACAGCAGGGGCTCTAGGGAAGTGTTGGCGACTTTTGCTTATTTCACCCAAGAGCCTGACTCACCAAGACTTCTCTGGGGCCCAGGGATGGGAAGGCGCGGTTGCACCGACAAGAATAACGCCGAAGGGCCACTAGGCCAGGCTTACATGGGCTGACGTTACCAGTGGGCCCAGCTCACCTTAAGCAGGGGTGgcagacacagaaacacaggcAGGACTCGGGGCTCTAGACTGTAGCCCAAGAACTCAACTTCCTGCCCAGGCTTAGCTGGGAGGTCGCAGATAGCACTCCCCCATAACCAGTGGTGGTCCTGAAGCACTCCTGGAAAGGGTGCCACACGCCTGGGAACTGGCAGATAAGGCGGGGGCAGTCCGGGTCCCTTGGGGTATCTCACTGCTTTGGGGACCTCACCAAAAGACTCCTGAACTTAAATGAGCTCTTCATGCATCCGAGGTTAACCTAACGCAGTCACAGTACCACCAGATGTTTGCCTTTATTCCAGATTCCCCGGACACTCACCCACCCAATtagaccccacccccaccccagcccccaatcACGATGTGAAAGGGAAGTGTTAACTTCTCATTTCTAACGATTCCCAAGCAGTTATTCTGAGGTCAGAATACCTAGCTTTGTATTGAAAACTGAAAAGGCCTACCACCTGTCGTACTTCTAAGGGTTAGACTGAAACTTTTTTACAAATCACTGTGGCTGGTTTAGGAAACAATGTTAATGTAGTTGGTTAGCAGTCTTCTAACACTACTCACTGGTTAATATTCAAGATGTCTCAACCTCCTCCCTCCTACTGCAGCTATTTTCCTACTGAAATGAAGGTATCTCTCCATACTCATGTAAACTTTCTCAAATTCTCACTAGGGAGGAAGCACATTCCTAGCCTGTTTCCCAAGGGGGATGCTTCACCGGCCTGGTCCTACCTGCGTGTACACCGGCAGGACACTGATCCAGTCATAGCCATATAGCTGTCCACGCTGAAGAGTATGTCCCTACGACAGCCTGAATTAAACGGTTACCTTAATGGAGAACAAGAATCAGTAGCGTCAAGTCTACTTTAAGCCTTAAAATGCTTTTTGtacatataaattgtgaaaacCAGAACTGCTGGAAACATATAAAACACCCCATTCAGAATCAGGAATCCTTAAGTCCTGTCTGAATTCAAAACACCCAAGCCTTGGTATCTTTCCCAGACTAAGGAATTTAATAAGTAAATACAAATCCTCCTAAGCGTTTCACTTTGATTAGTGTGACTGAACCACGGTGGCACttacaaatttaataaagatgGCCTAGATACCTTCCTAGCCCATCCCAAGAATTCAAAGACAACAGCTGGGTACCAAATCACTTTATTTGAAGGAATGGTACTAAGGAAAGGACTTGTAGATGTTTTGGTACAACTTACAGAAAAGGTAAAGGTAACCCAAACGTGCATGCACTGCCCTGGTGACCAGGAAAGTCACCCCTGTGGCTACGGGAAGCCGGCCTAAGGCTTAGCTCTCGTTATCACTATTTCCCAGGGTGTGCTTGTCAAAGAGATACTGTGCCATGCCAGATTCGGGGGCCCCCATCGTGCGCAAGTTGGTGACGTGGTCACCCAATTCTTTAATGGATTTCACCTGCTCGTTCAGATAATGAGTCTCAAGGAAGTCACACAACTAGAAAAGAGAGTAAGGAAGACAGTTACTGGGAAGCCTCCCCAGCCCCTAAGGCAAATGATTTCCTCCATTTACTCCCAGGTTGCCAATACTCACGTGGGGGTCATTTTTCTCAGTGGCCAGTTTGTGCAGTTCCAGTAGTGACTGATTCACACTTTTTTCCAAGTGTAGTGCACATTCCATTGCATTCAGCCCATTCTCCCAGTCATCGCGGTCTGGTTTCTGAATGAGAGGAGATTAAGTCAGTGCATCTGCAACCTCTACCACTTAAACCACAAATCAGCAAAGCATCTAACGTGTAACGACCGTGCTTGGCAAAAGGAACAGCCAAGCTCCCCCGACAACCGTTTCCAATTTAATATCCTTGCCCGTTACCGTCTGCCAACTTTAGCTTAGATGGTAGGCCCGAAAAAGCGCAGAAGACAAAAACCCAATGTATCCTCATCTGATAAGGACAACTGCTGGGCTCAGTGATTTCTGACATCAGAGGACCGCTAGACAGATAAGGCATGACGACCCTAGGATCTTCCGTTCACCTTGATATCCTGAAGGAAGATTCGGCCACCCCGTTGGTTCTGCAGTTTCATCAGTTTCTCAGCATGTTCCCTCTCCTCACAAGATTGGTGAAGAAAGTATTTGGCGAAGTTCTTCAAAGCCACATCATCGCGGTCAAAATAGTACGACTGAAAGCGGTACATGAACATGTTAGGGACTCCCAAAGGAAGGCAGTCTGCTAGCCTAGGCTTCCTTCTCAAAGCCCAGCAAGAAAGGGTCTGAGCACAGGAAGGCTGGAACGGGATGTGTTCCTGGATTGAACACAACAGTAATTAGTTTTTACTctgaaacacaaaaatgaaacttGGTCCTTGAAACTGAATAATTGCCACAAGGAACCTTTAGAATATCACGGGAATTGCCTCCACCGTGGAACATCTTAAGCATCTGTGTAGGTGCAAAGTAAAGTTCTTACAGCCCCTGGCAAATTTGGTTGAAGAGATGTTGGAGTATTTACCCTGCACTCTTAGTGCCTCCTCCCCGAATAATCCATGTTAAAACATGAGCTGCCAGCTTACAGCAGGCTGATGGATTTGCAAAATTAACCCACTAGGTAAGGTAACGGTTGGGGGCAATGCCAACGTATGTAAATATGTTACCAGTAGAAAGCAAAAATTTTAGTCCCTTTTACACCCTTGCTGTATTCAGTTGTCCCTGAAATGGAATGACAGTCACAGAAATCCAGGCG
The DNA window shown above is from Physeter macrocephalus isolate SW-GA unplaced genomic scaffold, ASM283717v5 random_1547, whole genome shotgun sequence and carries:
- the LOC114485402 gene encoding bestrophin-1-like; the protein is MHQDLPPMERDMYWNEPEPHPPYTAASAQSRRPSFFGSTFNISLDKEDMEFQPDLEEEEEEEESAHTGITGHFLGLQPHDRQPPRTNSKTKLLWPKKEVLSHEGQPKDLGGAGQDTSDQEDSKAWKGEDAFQSAVLCGRSGYHSAPQTPPSHSPTVFPPGQSAASSLRKVSGIDDTVKDQSLQPATPRSKKGFELLPESAGAPPEHPEVSHVRRKTVEFNLMDMSEAPEHLRESHLGQSTSNIHTILKDRGDPYWALENREEAHS
- the FTH1 gene encoding ferritin heavy chain, whose protein sequence is MTTASPSQVRQNYHQDSEAAINRQINLELYASYVYLSMSYYFDRDDVALKNFAKYFLHQSCEEREHAEKLMKLQNQRGGRIFLQDIKKPDRDDWENGLNAMECALHLEKSVNQSLLELHKLATEKNDPHLCDFLETHYLNEQVKSIKELGDHVTNLRTMGAPESGMAQYLFDKHTLGNSDNES